Sequence from the Ananas comosus cultivar F153 unplaced genomic scaffold, ASM154086v1, whole genome shotgun sequence genome:
TGTTGTGGTAACATCAAGATTTTTTCTTCCTCCAACCATTTCAAGTACCATCATACCATAGCTATAAACATCAGATTTACTTGAGACAACTCCAAAGTTCCTAGAAAAGACTTCTGGTGCGATATACCCAATTGTCCCTCTTGCACCTATCAGCGAGATAATGCTCTCTTTTGAAGTGCATAATTTTGCTAATCCAAAATCAGAAATCTTAGGACAAAAATCTTGAtccaataaaatattatgagGCTTGATATCAAAATGCACTATACGGGTGTTGCATCCACGATGCAAATACTCTAGTCCTCGAGCAACGCCAACAACAATCTCAAATAACTTATTCCAGCCAAGTGTAGATTCTATTTGAGACCTGTcggtaaaaataaatttctctaATGATCCATTTGGCATAAAGTCATAAATAAGAGCTCGCTTTGATCCG
This genomic interval carries:
- the LOC109705187 gene encoding LEAF RUST 10 DISEASE-RESISTANCE LOCUS RECEPTOR-LIKE PROTEIN KINASE-like 2.5 — translated: MTKSFTDKLGKGGYGTVYKGSLPNGHPVAVKMLTESKGNGEEFINEVASISRTSHVNIVRLLGFCLDGSKRALIYDFMPNGSLEKFIFTDRSQIESTLGWNKLFEIVVGVARGLEYLHRGCNTRIVHFDIKPHNILLDQDFCPKISDFGLAKLCTSKESIISLIGARGTIGYIAPEVFSRNFGVVSSKSDVYSYGMMVLEMVGGRKNLDVTTTSSSETYFPHYLYKNINQYCVEACGDNGEAIEIVRKMILVALWCIQTMPDDRPSMSRVVNMLEGDISDLQLPPKP